The Halobaculum magnesiiphilum genome contains the following window.
GGCTACTGGAACTCCCACACGCGGCCGCTCGGCGCCGTCGACGCCTTCGGTGACGACGAGTTCTCGGGGCCGTTCAAGCAGATCGACATGGAGGCGCTGCTGGAGGCCGACCCGGACGCGATACTCGCGCTGTGGACGGTCACGGACACCTTCGACTTCGGGGAGCTGAAGCGGAACCTCCGGGACGACCCCGTCGGGAGCGAGCTGTCAGCCGTCCAGAACGACCGGGTATACCCGCAGGGGACGCGCTGGCAGGGGCCGCTGATGAACCTGTTCCAGCTGGAGATGACGGCGAAACAGCTGTACCCCGAGCAGTTCGGGGCGTGGCCCGAGTACGAGAACGGCGACACGTACCCCGAGTTCGGCGCCGAGGAACGGCTGTTCGACCACCAGCGGGTCGCCGACGTCATCGCCGGCGACGCCTGAGATCGGGCGACGCTCGGCCGTTCCCGGGTTCGGCGACTCTCTGAGGACCGCTCCGGCCGCGTCGAGGAGACCAGAAGAGGGATTACCGGCGAGCGGAACTCGGGAGACATGAGCGACGACACGCCCGAGAACGTGCTGTTCGTCGTGCTCGACACGGTCCGGAAGGACCGGCTCGGGCCGTACGGCTACGACGGGGGAACGACGCCCGGCCTGGACGCGTTCGCCGAGGAGGCGACCGTCTTCGAGAACGCGGTCGCGCCCGCGCCGTGGACGCTCCCGGTGCACGCGTCGCTGTTCACCGGGATGTACCCCCACCGCCACGGCGCCGACCAGGAGAACCCGTACCTGGAGGGCGCGACGACGCTCGCCGAGACGCTCTCGGCCGAGGGCTACCGGACGGCGTGCTACTCCTCGAACGCCTGGATCACCCCGTACACCCACCTCACCGACGGGTTCGACGACCAGGACAACTTCTTCGAGGTGATGCCCGGCGACCTCCTGTCGGGGCCGCTCGCGCGGGCGTGGAAGGCGATGAACGACAACGAGGCGCTGCGGACGGTCGCGGACAAGCTCGTCTCGCTGGGCAACGTCGCCCACGAGTACCTCGCGTCGGGCGAGGGCGCCGACTCCAAGACGCCCGCGGTGATCGACCGCACGAAGTCGTTCGTCGACGAGGCGGAGTCCGACGGCGACGACTGGTTCGCGTTCATCAACCTGATGGACGCCCACCTGCCGTACCACCCGCCACAGGAGTACGTCGACGAGTACGCGCCGGGCGTCGACTCGACGGAGGTGTGCCAGAACTCCAAGGAGTACAACGCCGGCGCCCGCGACATCGACGACGAGGAGTGGGACGCGATCAGGGGGCTGTACGACGCCGAGATCGCCCACATCGACGACCAGCTCACGCGGCTGTTCGACTGGCTGAAGGAGACCGACCGCTGGGGCGACACCGCGGTCGTCGTCTGCGCGGACCACGGCGAACTCCACGGCGAACACGACCTCTACGGCCACGAGTTCTGCCTGTACGACCAGCTGATCAACGTCCCGCTCATGGTCAAACACCCCGCCCTCGACGACGACCGCCGCGAGGACACCGTCGAGCTCCTCGACACCTACCACACGGTGCTCGACACGCTCGGCGTCGACGGAGGGGAGCCGGCCGCCGACGGCGAGGAGGCGGTCGCGCTCGACCGGACCCGATCTCTTCTCTCGGCCGACTACCGCGAGTTCGCCGGCCTCGACGACGCCGACCGCGACCCCGGCCAGCGTGCGTCGCCCGACGGCGAGTTCGGGTTCGTCGAGTACTCCCGGCCCGTGGTGGAGCTGAAACAGCTGGAGGAGAAGGCCTCGAGCGCGGGCATCGAACTGCCCGAGGACTCCCGCTTTTACTCGCGGATGCGCGCGTCCCGAGCCACCGACGCGAAGTACGTCCGCATCGACCGGATCCCCGACGAGGCGTTCCGGCTCGACGAGGACCCCGCCGAGGAGCGGAACCTCGCCGACGCCGCAAGCGCCGACGGGGGCGACGAGCGTATCGCCGAGGCCGAATCCCGGCTCGGCGAGTTCGAGGCCGCCGCCGGCGGCGCGTGGACCGGCGCCGTCGACGGCGAGGTGACCGACGACTCGCTCGACGAGATGGACGACGAGGCGACCGAGCGCCTCCGCGACCTGGGATACGTCGAGTAGCCTCCGATTCCTACTGAAGTCTCTTGGTTTTTCAGAAGAAACACGCTACAAGCGAAACCGATAGCAGGAACGGCGAATCGGAGAATACCCCGAAACCCAAACTCATCGTTTCACTCTCCGATCCGGTTCCGTTCCCACGTCCGCAGGAGGTCCGCCATCGTCCGGTTCGTCGGGGTGTCGACGCCGCGGTCGCGGCCGCGGTCGACGACGGTGCCGGTGATCGCGTCGACCTCGGTCCGATTCCCCGACTCCACGTCCTGGCGCATCGACGAGCGGTTGGCCGCGGTCTCCGCGACGACGGTGTCGACCGCGTCGACGGCCCTCTCGTCGGGTAGATCGACACCCTCTGCGCGGGCGACGCGTGCGGTCTCGCGGGCGGCGCGGTGGGCGACGTCACGGCCCGGGCCGTCCGCGAGCGCGCCGTTGGGAACGCGCGCGAGCGCCGTCACGGCGTTGATCCCGGCGTTGACGGCGAGCTTCTCCCAGCGCCGGCGCGGCATCGCGGGGTCGGCGGTGCAGTCGAGACCGCACTCGCGGAACGCGGCGGCGACGCGATCGGCTCGGTCGCTCGCGGCGTCCCCCTCGTCGCTGTCGAGCCGGTCGGCGGCGAACTCGCCGACGTGAATACGCCCGACCCCGGTACAGCGCACCTCGCCCGGGCCGACCAGTTCGGCGCCGTAGGTCACGGATCCGGCGAGCACGCGGTCGCCGAGGTGTTCGGCGAGCGTCTCCTCGCACAGCCCGTTCGAGAGCGAACAGACGAGATCCGGGTCGCCGGCGGCGAGGGCTTCGGCGGCGACCTCGGTGTCGTACGCCTTCACGGTCACGAGCGCGAGGTCGCAGGTGAGGTCCTCGGGGGTCGGGTCAGTCGTCGCCCGCGGCCGGGTGTGGGCGTCGAGTTCGCCGACGACGCGCAGGCCCTGCCCCGCGACGCGACGGGCGTGGGGGTCGCGGGCGACGAGCGTGACCTGGTGTTCGCGCGCGAGCAGCCCGCCCACGAGGCTGCCGAGCGCGCCCGCACCGAACACGACGATATCCATGCTCACGGGTCGGCGGGCGGGTGAAAAGAGCGGTTCGGTCGCCCGCGGCGGCTGCCGGGGGTGGGTCCGTCAGTCCTCGATCCAGTAGTAGACGTGCTCGCGCGGGGCCTCGCAGTTCGGGCACGCCTCGGGCATCCCCTCGCCGAGGTCGCCCATCTCCCCGCAGTCCGAGCAGCGCCACATCAACTCCCCCTCGCCGAACTCGTGGCCGGCTCGCTCGTGTTCGACCGACAGCGAGACGATCCCCTCCCGCGTCGTCACGTACACGCCGTGCTCGTCGAAGCCGCGGACGGTCCCTATCTGCCGTCCGTCCTCGGTGAACACGCGCTGGCCGAGCCCGACGGACGGTACCCCGTCGCTCATGGACGGACGTTGCTCGCCTGACAGAATAAACCCGCCGGCGCTCCCACTCCATCGGGAACGGCCCGACGGGAGTTCCTTGCCCGGCCGCCCGATGCGGTGCCGCCGTGCGCGACACGCGTCGTCGCCCGCGCGGTCAGTCCTCGACCCAGTAGTACAGGTCCTCGCGTGGCGCCCCGCAGTCCGGGCACTGCGCCGGGAGATCGCCCTCGATCTGTCCCATCTCGCCGCACTCCCAGCAGCGCCACATCACGTACGACTCCCCGAAGGCGCTGCCGGCCTCCTCCAGTGTCACCCGGCCGGTGTCCTCCGACGAGAGGACGTAGAAGCCGGCGTCGTCGATGCCCCGCACCGTCCCCAGCTCGGTACCGTCGTCGTCGTACACGCTCTGTCCGACCGAGATGTCCGTCACCCTGGGTTCGTCCTCCTGTTGCTCGGTGGCCATATGCGTGTGTACGTCGGCTGATCTGTTAAACGATCTCATGGGTACTGTGACCACGGAACGCGATAGTCGGCCGACTCCGAACGAGCGACGGCTCACTACGGGGGAACCGTACCCTGTCACGATCAGCCGACGATCGCGTGACTGCGCGCCGAATCGGAGAAACAGATCGCGACGCTCACATGAAGTCCGCGATGGATCCCTGTTTGTTCTTGTCGTTTTCGAACACCGATTCCAGCGAGCGTTCGAGGATCTCCAGGCGCTGGATGGTGTACTCGCGGCAGCCGAACTCCTTGGCGACCCGCAGCGCCACGTCCATGTACTTGTTCACGGAGCCGCGGTGGACGGTGAGCGTCATGTCGCCGCCGCACTCGCGGCAGTCGCCGGTGAGCGGCATCCGGCGGTACTTCTCCCCGCAGTCGAGGCACCTGGTCTCCTGGCGGGAGAACGCCCGGAGGTTCCCGATCAGGTCGGGGAGGAAGTGGTACTCGATGACGCGCTCGGCCACGTCGGTCTCGTCGACGGCGCGGAGCTTGCGCGCCAGCTCCAGCTGCGCGTCCATCTTGTCCATCATCGACCCGAGCGTCTTGTACGCCGAGAGGTCGGGCCCGAGCGCGATGTCGCTCGTGTCGTGGGTGTGGTCGAACCCGCGGTACTCGTCGTCGGTGCCGAGGGTGTCCTCGCCCAGCTGGATCAGGTCCTCGACCTCCTCGGGATCGGCCATCTCGAGGCTCGCCTCGTAGAACTCGCGGGGGTACTGCCGGACGATGTCCATGTTGTGCGCCTCGTCGTCGATCTCCGAGGGGTCGATCCGCGAGGACATCACCAGCGGGGCGTCCATCTGCCCGCCGCGCTTGTCCGGGAGGAACGACTTGCTGAAGTTGAGCAGGCCGTCCATGAGGAGCATGACGCAGTCTTCGTCTCCATCACAGTTGCGGCGCTTAGCCGCGTGGAAGTACGGGTGCGCGTACCCAACCGCCGCGCTCGTGAACCCGATCACTCGGCCGACCACGGCGGCGCTGGTGTGGGGCGCCATCCCGAACACCAGCTCGCCGACGAGGTCGTCGCGCTCGTTCACCTCGTAGAACGGGTCCAGGCCGTAGAAGTCCTCCAGCAGCTCGTCGACGAAGTCCGCCGTCTTCATCATGTGCTCGGCGGCGCCGTCCGAGAGGACGACGTCCTGCACCTTCAGCTCGACGAGCTGGTCGTCGTGGATCAGCGGCTCGCCGTCGATGTCCGTCTCGTAGCCCAGCTCCCGGAAGTGGTCGACGGTCACGTCGAGCTCCTCGGGGCGGACCGACGTGACCGGGAGGTCGGTCATGTCGTAGCGGACGGTGCCGTCCTTGAACGACGTGACCCCGTGTTTCGCGCGGAAGACGCCCTTCTCGATGGGCTCGGGCGTCTTGTCCGAGGAGGACAGCCCCTTGACGCCCTTCAGGATCTCGAAGCTCGCCTCGCGCTCGTCGGTCCGCTCCAGCGCCGACCAGTACTCGTCGTTGAGGTCGATCGTGTGCCAGTCGGGACTCTCCACCTCGCGCTCGCAGCGCGGGCACTCGACGCGTCCGGACTCGTCCGGTTCACAGACCGTCCCGCACTCGTCGCACTCGTAGTACGGCTCCGTGTGGGCGGCACACGCCGGACACTGGGGTTTGAACGTGTGCTCCCCGCAGTCGGGACACTCGCGCTCGCCGACGAG
Protein-coding sequences here:
- a CDS encoding DUF7130 family rubredoxin-like protein, which gives rise to MSDGVPSVGLGQRVFTEDGRQIGTVRGFDEHGVYVTTREGIVSLSVEHERAGHEFGEGELMWRCSDCGEMGDLGEGMPEACPNCEAPREHVYYWIED
- a CDS encoding ketopantoate reductase family protein, which translates into the protein MDIVVFGAGALGSLVGGLLAREHQVTLVARDPHARRVAGQGLRVVGELDAHTRPRATTDPTPEDLTCDLALVTVKAYDTEVAAEALAAGDPDLVCSLSNGLCEETLAEHLGDRVLAGSVTYGAELVGPGEVRCTGVGRIHVGEFAADRLDSDEGDAASDRADRVAAAFRECGLDCTADPAMPRRRWEKLAVNAGINAVTALARVPNGALADGPGRDVAHRAARETARVARAEGVDLPDERAVDAVDTVVAETAANRSSMRQDVESGNRTEVDAITGTVVDRGRDRGVDTPTNRTMADLLRTWERNRIGE
- a CDS encoding sulfatase, whose protein sequence is MSDDTPENVLFVVLDTVRKDRLGPYGYDGGTTPGLDAFAEEATVFENAVAPAPWTLPVHASLFTGMYPHRHGADQENPYLEGATTLAETLSAEGYRTACYSSNAWITPYTHLTDGFDDQDNFFEVMPGDLLSGPLARAWKAMNDNEALRTVADKLVSLGNVAHEYLASGEGADSKTPAVIDRTKSFVDEAESDGDDWFAFINLMDAHLPYHPPQEYVDEYAPGVDSTEVCQNSKEYNAGARDIDDEEWDAIRGLYDAEIAHIDDQLTRLFDWLKETDRWGDTAVVVCADHGELHGEHDLYGHEFCLYDQLINVPLMVKHPALDDDRREDTVELLDTYHTVLDTLGVDGGEPAADGEEAVALDRTRSLLSADYREFAGLDDADRDPGQRASPDGEFGFVEYSRPVVELKQLEEKASSAGIELPEDSRFYSRMRASRATDAKYVRIDRIPDEAFRLDEDPAEERNLADAASADGGDERIAEAESRLGEFEAAAGGAWTGAVDGEVTDDSLDEMDDEATERLRDLGYVE
- a CDS encoding DUF7130 family rubredoxin-like protein; this encodes MATEQQEDEPRVTDISVGQSVYDDDGTELGTVRGIDDAGFYVLSSEDTGRVTLEEAGSAFGESYVMWRCWECGEMGQIEGDLPAQCPDCGAPREDLYYWVED